A region from the Lolium perenne isolate Kyuss_39 chromosome 4, Kyuss_2.0, whole genome shotgun sequence genome encodes:
- the LOC139839027 gene encoding uncharacterized protein → MDIDEILKINASPNRGEDVLAWAPDRRGIFSVRSAYKLAWESNHRTSMCPMARALWEAMREVWPLKEHIPNTGQEWLFQALDHASEVERLMMLMTFWRIWHVRNEVVHQKAAPPIEASRRFLCSYVDSLLMIKQDPMADSVKGKTALVYGPVRDTARRRKKDVACEGIPMGVWSRPPEGWVNLNVDEAWTREDCRGGTGMILRDDQGCTIFAACNHLQSCGSPLEAELLACIEGMTLAFQHTGKPVIVESDCSEAVKMFKDSDVNRSLMGL, encoded by the exons ATGGACATTGATGAGATACTGAAGATCAACGCCTCTCCGAACCGTGGAGAGGATGTGCTGGCGTGGGCACCTGATCGCAGAGGAATTTTCTCTGTTAGAAGCGCGTACAAGCTTGCATGGGAGTCTAATCACCGCACGTCTAT GTGTCCGATGGCGCGCGCTCTTTGGGAAGCAATGAGGGAAGTATGGCCTCTGAAAGAACACATCCCCAACACGGGCCAGGAGTGGCTTTTCCAAGCTCTGGACCATGCAAGCGAGGTGGAGCGACTAATGATGCTCATGACCTTCTGGCGCATCTGGCACGTACGGAATGAAGTTGTTCATCAGAAGGCTGCTCCACCGATCGAAGCTTCGCGAAGGTTCCTGTGTAGCTATGTTGATTCGTTGCTAATGATCAAGCAAGATCCTATGGCAGATTCAGTTAAAGGAAAGACGGCCTTAGTCTATGGGCCTGTGCGGGATACAgcaaggaggaggaagaaggatgtggcaTGCGAAGGTATACCCATGGGTGTGTGGTCTAGGCCACCAGAAGGGTGGGTGAATTTAAACGTTGATGAAGCATGGACAAGAGAGGACTGTCGAGGAGGTACCGGCATGATTCTGAGGGATGATCAGGGATGCACCATCTTTGCAGCCTGCAATCACCTGCAATCATGTGGCAGCCCTCTTGAAGCAGAGTTACTCGCCTGCATTGAAGGGATGACTTTGGCCTTTCAGCACACAGGTAAGCCTGTCATTGTGGAGAGTGATTGTAGTGAGGCAGTGAAGATGTTCAAGGACAGTGATGTCAATAGATCTCTG ATGGGGCtctag